Sequence from the Amaranthus tricolor cultivar Red isolate AtriRed21 chromosome 16, ASM2621246v1, whole genome shotgun sequence genome:
CCGCACTACTATGCATTTCTATTTCTTTTAGTTAACATTCACGTCGTCGTTATAATTAATCAAGTGTATATTTGTGCAATATTAACGGATGTAagtatatgtttatgtataaGCATTTTGTAACAATATTTTATTGAAGaaagttataatatatatatatatatatatatatatatatatatatatatatatatatatatatatatataaattaaatagaattAGAGGACATATTGTACTATCTCATTTTTATCCATAACATTGCCGGGGAATGCACTTCAACATGTGTCTTGCCTACACTATTTCTCGAGTAAGACACACCTTAAAAAGAGGAAGATCAGGCAATAACCAATTGACTAACCTAATAAAGAGCCAGATTTAATTACTTAAGTAAGATATTAATTATCACTAATTAAGAAACTAAACACAAGCCAGgtgattaatttaattaatttatactcGGGTTTGTCTAGACTATATCCCGGTGATTTGATAAAAAACTCCTATTAATATTTGAACACAGAACAATGACACCCGAGTTGGTTTAACGCACATGTATTAGATGTGCACAATACTAATTGATGACTGACTACACTATGAATCTGACTAGTTTGGAGATTCATCTTGATCAAGGTAGGGTCCATTAACAATCTCCTCAAAATGTTGAAGACTAGAGTAAGGGCTACCGATTTGTATGTCAGTAATCATCTGACGAAGCTCAGATGTTTGTTGTTTAAGCTGAAGATTCTCTTGAAGAACACGTTCATGGGATTCAGATGCATGATTCAGCTTATCAATGAGTTGATGATTCTCATTCCTAAGCCAAACAACCTGTGACCAAAGCTCATCTAAGTGTCTTTGTTTGCGCATACGCGATCTACGTGCAGATTCTCTGTTAGATATCATCCTTCTCTGTTTTCTCTCATTGATGATAGTTAGCTGTTGTTCATCATGATCAGCCTCGTCTGATGTTGAGTTATTGCTAAAACATGATGATGGGTATTGAGTGAATAATTGATCTTGAAGTTGTGGGCATATTTGGAGATTGTATAATTGGTttgtgtatttgtttatttggaGTGTGGATAATTCATTATTATTGGGATTGTAGGGGTACGGAGTACTTTGGTTTGAAGGGACTAAATATGGAAATGGGATTACCCCTGTAATATTATTTGAAGACTGCATGGTTTTAGATAGAAATGATAAAACAACAAATAAgtaagtgtttagaattgagaTTAACAAAATACGGGTTTGAGAGGGGAATTAAAACGACTCAAATTAAATGAGATGTGCATGAAGGGAAGTGGGTAGCAAGGTTTTATATATAGGATGTTAAAAGATAATAATACTTCATTATACCACCCAACCTTTAAAGTATGccgatatttatattttaattcgaCATTTATACTAGGccaatacaaatttaaattgtTTTCCTAATATTTATGcaattgtatatttgtatgttAAGGTACTATTGAGGTAGAGAGAGTACTAATAGCTAGTGGCCATAAGCAATAACGTTACTATTCTGTCCTTTGAATTAGTAGCAATGAAAAatgttatatttaaaaaaaagtgaatatttCATAATAAATGACAAGAGAGTAAATAACAgatgaaattaataaattaaagagtttaaaatatatggatgaatttaaaaaaatggtaGACTATTAAAGATTgtctaagaataaaaataatacaaaatagatgaaatagatcaaaataacaaatattgtTAAATAAATGAAGTGTTTTAGTAAAATCATACCCATGAGTATTTAGTATTTGGTTTGTGTATTTACAGCCACTAAACgaaattactttaatttatagttGAATGGATCATATAATCACGCGTTATGTGACATACTAAAGCAGCTCGAAACATACATCGACAgataagagtttttttttaatgattttcatGTGAAAAAAAGAAAGTAGCTTACATAAGAGTGAGAACAAAAGAGTACTATAGTTATGAGGGGTCATTTATTTGGGGacactattatttttatgaagAAACATATGGATAATGAAATAATAGTCATTGAGTCAATTTTTAAAAGGTGGATTTCTTATGTCAATTATAATTGGACGGTTTATGATAgactatataacatatattttgAGATTATTGTTCACAAAGCGCAATCGGTTTAAGATTTTAGTTGAGTCGTGGGTTTCTTATCATAATATCAGAAGTCATCAATACGAAAGGCTAGGGTTTGAATCTCATCTCAGCCCCTCATTATTTTataagtggaatattcagcgacATTTAAGAAAATCGCATGTGTTACCATTATACTTTTCGCTTAAAAATTCCATGTGTGAGGGGGCATGATTAAAATGTATGAGCTTTTAAGTTTTTAGCTTGATTGGGTTTGTTTACAATTTGCTCTTAGTTCTCTTTGAGCCAAGTGTAGAGTATGACGTGAATGAAGAACTAAGGTAAGGTTAATTATTGGAAGCTTCTTTTTGTCTTAATTATTAGTATTGGAAGGACTTAATGAGTGATCACTAAGTCAGCACTAACAAGTTGTTATTGGCATAtcttaataaatatatataacccTATTTGGACTATAACTTATATTTCTTCGAGTGCTTTTATTGAGTATATCATTTTTTACTGATATGTGTTAATGATTGCTAGCTCGAGTCATTTAACTTAAATAGAACAATGCATATACCATTACAGGAAGGGCAATCCGTACTTCATTTGCTGCATCACTAGgttatatatatgcatgtacCGCTACAAATTTgtctaatgtttttttattattttgatggaCGGGAAGGGTTAGTGATAAATTGAACTCAAAATCTTTGTCCGAGAAAGTGACACTTGCTCCATTTAACTGAGATAAGATCATCGATTCTTCTTAGCCTATTTGATATATACGTACAACTAGAGGTGCTCAAAATAGACGTTTATCGGACTTTCTAATCGAACCCgacttcaaaaatataaaaatatgtaaaaaccaATGTGGACAGTACACTAGACTCAATTTTGAATCGTTCTAAAACATCTGACCCGAACTCGACCTCTATATACAACTTTCAGGTCTTGTGCCTTGTAAATGTCAGTTGTTTGATAAGGAGAATGCCGAAAGTGATAGATAACATCATATACAAATTAtgcttatatttttcattttcatatatGGAGGATTAGGTGAACattagagaaaataatatatggtTAGTTGAGTGCTACTTCTATAATAAGATTATAAGTACAGCAGAAGTGTTTCATTATTGGTGATAAGTTCAACTTTAGGGCTACAGGATTGTGGTCTCATATTTCTTTCTTCatgatttgttaaaatttacaaattggTGCAATGGTAAACTAGCTAGTTTGAATCGAGACTATAGAGTAACATGCATTTTTTTCCTATCcgtttaacttttttttatttatctttttattttacgTTAGGAGAATCACTTACAGGCAAGAGTAAGGAGGAGAGGAATTTATTATTCCTATAGGTGAAGGAAATATAATTGCTTTGGTTTCTAAAATTAgacatattaaaaattaattgcgTCTTTGTGgtattattttttagaattatTTCATCTTGGATCATGGCATAACAAAGTGCATAATAGAGTATTACACAAGAAGTTGGTATAACTAAgttgaatatataaatattcaatttcaaaCTATATtggattatattaaaatatttcgttAAATTATAGATGTTTCTTTATTATCTTAAATTGTAGATAACATTAGTTATCAAGGGTTGatctaatataatttatttgttatcaatataaataaaaagttgcGTTTACGGGCTGATCTTTAAATTTTGATGTGAGGGTGAATTGAGTGTTGTTCGGTTGATGAAGGGGCACTTGAATCATGCCCAAATTGATTTGGCCATTAGTCTTAGAGTCAAGATATATTATAGACAAGGTCACATGGACTAGTTTAGTAATTGTCCCAACCACATAGCAAACTTGAGGTTGATAAAAATGTGTTGATGAAGTGGTAGATTATGGATGTGTTTTAGAAATATAAAAACCCTCCACTATGTATTTGTGAGTCTTTCTCTACTTTAGGTTGGCCCACATTTAGTGGACTGGATTTTCAACTACATAATTAAACACATTTGGATTAACTTTTCTTTTGTTGTCTTCTTGTGTCCTCCCTCATTAATCCACCCTTTTCTTTTTCCATATCCAcatttcttcatcaatttattttcattttcttctaataatatataatcaaTAACACAaacattaagaaaaattataaactttaatgtaaaaagaaaaataattaataattaataaaatatgttaaaataataCTTATATGAGACAAATACATATcatttttgccttttttttaataaatactttataaaatactttttcGGTATTTTGATGTGTTTCTGTTTAGTGTACTTCTAATCTACATAGTACTTATCCTAACTTTTACATGGTAGTTGCTCCACCacttgaacttttttttttttttttcccttaagTTGACCCCTCAAAGAGTCCAAGCCTtttttagtttagattttttgcTCTATTAATTAATGCGATAACTTCTTCTAATCTACATGGTAATGGATGATTCCTTCCACCAAAAGCGGAACAAAAATTTTgaagattttatttattttttgcgatattttttaaaatagggtcttttattatattaaagataaaaaaatttccactttaataattcaaaacaaaatattttgtaacattatattaccttcaaatataaaaaaaaatttataaatcacttaaaaagtattGCTTAGAACTGAGCTTGAATagaattatttaatatttaagaccTATTTTATAGAGGGGCCCTAGGCGGTCGGCTGCCTGGAATACCCCTAGAATCGGCCATGCCTTTCACCCTTATGTAGATGCAATTCTGATCATCTACAAAAGATTTTAAGTTTGTGCTAGTATTACATAGAATGATTTTTTTAGTGTGGCTGAACTCAAGAAAATTAACACAAACTACATACGTACTTTTTAAGTGAATTTCATAGATAAACTTGAGCATAATGATTGGGTATATTGCATCATGTAACAAATAACCTGTGTTGCTCAGACTGATCTAACATATAGGCACTTATTTGCTTGTCCATATACACATAAACTTCGCAatacatgaacaaaaaaaatctcTTAAAAATACTGTTAAAATAGTAAACTTAAAGAGATAGAAAtaatacatttattaaataTCATGGTTTGAACTATATAAGATATTGCTATATAACTAACACTATCTACAGCAATATATACAATACATGACATGATACATCAGGTGCACATACACTGTAGTTCTCACATATTTCGTCGTTTTCCAGCAAATAAAACAGAATGGCACACTCATGAGATCACAATAGCAAAACTTTCAGCAAAGTAATGATGATTTGAGTATGATTTCCGTCATTTTATTAAATCTTAGTTTATCTGAAAATCATAACGAAATAATAAATCCCGTTCGTAAAAATTATGATTAGGCAACTTGGTCATTAAAGTAAAACATGCAATTTGATGAAGCATGTGTGGTGTAGGCCTCAAATAAAAACTTTATATTTGAGATTATCATGCTTTTTGATAAGGCTCTCACCATTTTACACAATTGCAAAAGCAGAAGACAGGAAATCTAAAATGTAAATGGCCTGATTATAAGGTAATCTCTAGAGATTTTCCTGTTATTCTTTTGACAACCTATGGATCACTATCAATTATCATTTTGTTTTGTGTGGGTAGCCAAAACATTAAGCTTTCTATGAAATTTTactgtaaattttattttttccaatCTAAATGTAGCTAATTACacgtaattaaaattatatgagCATCAAGAGGAGGGAATTATGATTTCACTAAGCGGTTGAAGGTTTTTCCTTCTACTTTTGTAATATAGCTAGGTGTGATTCCTAATTTGTTGGTGGCAGATGGAGGAGTCAACCAATGGGTCGGGCTAGCATTCCTCGTGCTAAAATGTGTTGGGATGAAGCGAGCCTCTCAAAAATCTTGGACATGGTGTGCCGGGCAAGAATATTGAAATGTGAGGCAATTCGATACGCTTATCATGTTAAATAGCCTCGTACTAGCTGGCGGGTTTTATTgcaaattttaagtcttaaaatgtttttataaccATCATACCTTGTGTCATATCTTTTGTGGGAACATGGCCCATTTGATTGCTCACCCATCATACATTATGCTAGATTCATGTTCCACGGGCTTGTTTCAAATCAAGCCGGAGGCATGACTTGTATTATAGGTTTAATTGTATTAAGACTTCAATTGGATAAACAAGACCCACTAATGAGGCTAGAatgcttaaaaaataattagactAATTGTTTAATACTCCTTTAAAATGAGTGTTCTACCATTGGCTTACAAGTTAACAATAATAGGTTTATTCTATGCTCAAACTccctaaaaaataaattcagtTTAATAAAACTTGATATGTACTAATTAAGAATAGTAACatagagaataataataataaatttattctaTGGATAATGTCTTAATCCTAATAATGATAGAGCGTTTACAATTAAGTTTAATtcagttaaaattaattaattaattaatattaagattgaattcttaaata
This genomic interval carries:
- the LOC130802151 gene encoding basic leucine zipper 43-like, which translates into the protein MQSSNNITGVIPFPYLVPSNQSTPYPYNPNNNELSTLQINKYTNQLYNLQICPQLQDQLFTQYPSSCFSNNSTSDEADHDEQQLTIINERKQRRMISNRESARRSRMRKQRHLDELWSQVVWLRNENHQLIDKLNHASESHERVLQENLQLKQQTSELRQMITDIQIGSPYSSLQHFEEIVNGPYLDQDESPN